A window of the Alphaproteobacteria bacterium genome harbors these coding sequences:
- a CDS encoding SEL1-like repeat protein, with product MSGISKQQFVTFYLQDRHLKDPVRLLRDGATTRRCPISDIHLQSYALFERHSVILSAEDLAALPANIKDEGWFDFFRANALFIAEGEFPKFFPFADKQGKKRNIPEAIAILTSLSDRLNFPPAQNSLALCYYWGIGVKQDNQRMVMWLKKAADQNFAIAIRNMGWCYREGIGLPQNYEMALEWYQKALNLGLTMAAFDIGSLYENAEKPNLQEALKYYQYAAGKGIQKASAKIEELRQKLPAVKPRVTQPAAQSAINLQDFFNLLPRIQGLEEQVQQLRQQLAQKDQQIGELLKQQETHNVEMKAMLTLVLQKLDYESVAKNPDPLDQSNIK from the coding sequence ATGTCAGGCATTTCTAAGCAGCAGTTTGTTACTTTTTATTTACAAGATAGGCATCTAAAGGACCCAGTCAGATTGTTACGTGATGGCGCAACAACACGTAGGTGTCCTATCTCAGACATTCATTTACAGAGCTATGCTTTATTTGAGCGCCATTCTGTTATTTTATCAGCAGAAGACCTTGCCGCTTTGCCAGCAAATATCAAGGATGAGGGTTGGTTTGATTTTTTTAGAGCCAATGCCTTGTTCATAGCTGAGGGTGAGTTTCCAAAATTTTTCCCTTTTGCGGATAAGCAGGGAAAGAAAAGAAATATACCTGAAGCTATAGCGATATTGACGAGCCTATCGGATCGATTGAATTTTCCACCTGCTCAAAATAGTTTGGCTCTTTGCTATTACTGGGGCATTGGTGTTAAACAAGATAACCAGCGTATGGTTATGTGGCTGAAAAAAGCAGCTGATCAGAATTTTGCAATTGCGATACGTAACATGGGTTGGTGCTATCGTGAAGGTATCGGTTTGCCGCAGAATTACGAAATGGCACTTGAATGGTATCAAAAAGCTTTAAACTTAGGACTTACCATGGCTGCCTTTGATATTGGGTCTCTTTATGAAAATGCAGAAAAGCCAAATTTACAAGAGGCTTTGAAGTATTATCAATATGCAGCTGGAAAAGGTATTCAAAAAGCGTCAGCAAAAATTGAAGAATTGCGTCAAAAATTGCCAGCAGTGAAGCCTCGAGTAACTCAGCCAGCTGCGCAAAGCGCAATCAATTTGCAAGACTTTTTCAATCTATTGCCGCGCATACAAGGACTGGAAGAGCAAGTGCAACAATTGAGACAACAGCTGGCGCAGAAAGACCAGCAAATCGGTGAGTTGCTAAAGCAGCAAGAAACGCACAATGTAGAAATGAAAGCAATGCTTACGCTTGTCTTGCAGAAGCTGGATTATGAGAGTGTTGCCAAAAATCCAGATCCTCTTGATCAAAGTAATATTAAATGA
- a CDS encoding sel1 repeat family protein, with amino-acid sequence MSQVFTSSMDCVDVTFYLQDRKPENPVIVDPTTTQRCVTPVTGLHLDRYDLLSRHVVILSKADQQKVSSVLRDYEWVQFFRANRAFLSEEEFPQDFPESDKRGKSRDIQKAITILTDLSDRLQFPPAQNSLAFCYYWGLGVEKNDERMFNLLFQAAGQGFAVARRNLGWCYQEGKGIEKSFRAAFYMYKDALEGGMISALCDLARLYEAATPPNIHEAERLYRYAASLGLVEAKKRVELSVNESSDIDSLDHIEGFPVGTEIDIFQLMPQVQALMDKVQQLTQKLAQKDQQIADMQKQLQAQI; translated from the coding sequence ATGTCACAAGTTTTTACATCGTCAATGGATTGCGTTGACGTGACCTTTTATTTACAAGACCGCAAGCCAGAGAATCCTGTCATTGTTGATCCAACCACTACTCAAAGATGTGTAACGCCTGTTACAGGGCTTCATCTAGACCGTTATGATTTATTATCGAGACACGTTGTTATTTTATCTAAAGCTGATCAACAGAAAGTCTCTTCAGTGTTACGAGATTATGAGTGGGTGCAATTTTTTAGAGCTAATCGTGCTTTTTTATCAGAAGAAGAATTCCCTCAAGATTTTCCGGAAAGCGACAAAAGGGGTAAGAGTAGAGATATACAAAAGGCGATTACTATTTTAACAGATTTGTCGGATCGTCTTCAATTCCCGCCCGCACAAAACAGTTTAGCTTTCTGTTATTATTGGGGGTTAGGTGTTGAGAAAAATGATGAGAGAATGTTTAATCTTTTGTTTCAGGCAGCTGGTCAAGGTTTTGCAGTTGCTAGAAGAAATCTTGGTTGGTGTTATCAAGAAGGAAAAGGGATCGAGAAGAGTTTTCGAGCTGCATTTTATATGTATAAAGATGCTTTAGAAGGCGGAATGATTTCAGCTTTATGTGATTTGGCAAGGCTTTATGAGGCTGCCACACCGCCTAACATACATGAAGCAGAGCGTTTGTATCGTTATGCAGCTTCATTAGGCCTTGTTGAGGCTAAGAAGAGAGTCGAGTTATCGGTGAATGAATCTTCTGATATTGACAGCCTTGATCACATTGAGGGTTTTCCAGTAGGTACGGAAATAGATATTTTTCAGTTGATGCCGCAGGTCCAGGCTTTAATGGATAAAGTACAACAATTGACTCAGAAACTTGCGCAGAAAGATCAGCAAATCGCTGATATGCAGAAACAGCTGCAGGCTCAAATATAA